The following coding sequences lie in one Equus asinus isolate D_3611 breed Donkey chromosome 1, EquAss-T2T_v2, whole genome shotgun sequence genomic window:
- the HIVEP2 gene encoding transcription factor HIVEP2: MDTGDTALGQKATSRSGETDKAPGRWRQEQSAVIKMSSFGSQEGQRQPPVDPEQIANTASAQLFGSGKLASPSEVAQQVTEKQHPPHRPSPYPCQHSLSFPQPSLPQGLMHSNKPHQSLEGPPWLFPGPLPSVASEDLFPFPLHGHSGGYPRKKISSLNPAYSQFSQKSIEQSEDAHKKEHKPKKPGKYICPYCSRACAKPSVLKKHIRSHTGERPYPCIPCGFSFKTKSNLYKHRKSHAHAIKAGLVPFTESAVSKLDLEAGFIDVEAEIHSDGEQSTDTDEESSLFVEASDKMSPGPPIPLDLAGRGGYHGSLEESLGGPMKVPILIIPKSGIPLPNESSQYIGSDMLPNPSLNTKADDSHTVKQKLALRLSEKKGQDSEPSLNLLSPHSKGSTDSGYFSRSESAEQQISPPNTNAKSYEEIIFGKYCRLSPRNTLSVTTASQERATMGRKGMLESLPHVNTRLDVKMFEDPVSQLIPSKGEIDPSQTSMLKSAKFNSESRQSQAIPSSIRSEGKLYPANFQGSTPVLLEAPVDSSPLIRSNSMPTSSATNLSIPPSLRGSHSFDERMTGSDDVFYPGTVGIPPQRMLRRQAAFELPSVQEGHVEAEHHGRMSKSVTGSSLKEKKLIPGDRVGYDYDVCRKPYKKWEDSETPKQSYRDISCLSSLKHSGEYFMDPSVPLQGVPTMFGSTCETRKRRKEKSVGDEEDTPMICSSVVSMPVGITASDYDPKLQMQEGVRSGFTVAGQENPSHGHSERFDPARPQLQSGSPSLGSEESPSAADSDKMSDVGGRKPPGNVISVIQHTNSLSRPNSFERSESAELVASAQEKASSPSETCDSEISEAPVSPEWAPPGEGAESGGKPSPAQQACHAQPRLVRQHNIQVPEIRVTEEPDKPEKEKEAQSKEPERPAEEFQWPQRSETLSQLPAEKLPPKKKRLRLADMEHSSGESSFESTGTGLSRSPSQESNLSHSSSFSVSFEREETIKLAALPKQDEFGKHSEFLTVPAGSYSLSVPGHHHQKEMRRCSSEQMPCPHPTEVPEIRSKSFDYGNLSHAPAAGAPASALSPSRERKKCFLVRQASFSGSPEIAQAEASADPGVKQEQMEQLHAGLRPAWHHAPASVLPPLQAEDPGKQVVGPCAQLSSGPLHLAQQPIMHMDSQESLRNPLIQPTSYMASKHLSEQPHLFPHQETIPFSPIQNALFQFQYPTVCMVHLPAQQPPWWQAHFPHPLVQHPPKSYGKPSFQAEIHPSYPLEHVAEHTGKKPADYAHAKEQTYPCYSGTSGLHSNNLLPKFPSDQSTKSSNAPSEQVLQEDFASANTGPLQSLPGTVVPVRIQTHVPSYGSVMYTSISQILGQNSPAIVICKVDENMTQRTLVTNAAMQGIGFNIAQVLGQHAGLEKYPLWKVPQTLPLGLESSIPLCLPSTSDSAATLGGSKRMLSPASSLELFMETKQQKRVKEEKMYGQIVEELSAVELTNSDVRKGLSRPQKPQLVRQGCASEPKDGSQSGSSSFSSLSPSSSQDHPSTSVPLREPFPPSSRAPSLGQKSSGPSESKESSDELDIDEAASDVSMSPQSSSLPLGDSQLEEKGKGQKLPVGMVVHMASGPSGKVANSTLLFTDVADFQQILQFPSLRTTTTVSWCFLNYTKPNYVQQATFKSSVYASWCISSCNPNPSGLNTKTTLALLRSKQKITAEIYTLAAMHRPGTGKLTSSSAWKQYAQMKPDAAFLFGSQLERKLVGNILKERGKGEIHGDKDIGSKQTEPIRIKIFEGGYKSNEDYVYVRGRGRGKYICEECGIRCKKPSMLKKHIRTHTDVRPYVCKLCNFAFKTKGNLTKHMKSKAHMKKCLELGVSMTSVDDTEAEEAETMEDLHKAAEKHSMSSISTDHQFSDAEESDGEDGDDNDDDDEDDEDFDDQGDLTPKTRSRSTSPQPPRFSSLPVNVGAVPHGVPSDSSLGHSSLISYLVTLPSIQVTQLMTPSDSCEDTQMTEYQRLFQSKSTDSEPDKDRLDIPSCMDEDYMLSSEPSSSPRDFSPSSRHSSPGYDSSPCRDNSPKRYLIPKGDLSPRRHLSPRRDLSPMRHLSPRKEAALRREISQREVSPRRHLSPRRPVSPGKDIMARRDLSPRRERRYMTTIRAPSPRRALYHNPPLSMGQYLQAEPIVLGPPNLRRGLPQVPYFSLYGDQEGAYEHPGSSLFPEGPNDYVFSHLPLHSQQQVRAPIPMVPVGGIQMVHSMPPALSGLRPPPPLPLPMEGSEEKKGPSGEPFPKDPCAISKQHEKRAPHILQSSGPPGTPSSPRLLLKQSTSEDSLNATEREQEENIQTCTKAIASLRIATEEAALLGADQPARGQEPHQKPLESAHVSIRHFSGSESGQPCTSATHPDLHDGEKDNFGTSQTALAHPTFYSKSCVDDKQPGFHGSKELPASTEEDEEPLSEQTQLH; the protein is encoded by the exons ATGGACACGGGGGACACAGCTCTGGGACAAAAAGCTACCTCAAGGTCTGGAGAAACTGATAAAGCACCAGGTAGATGGAGACAGGAACAATCAGCTGTTATTAAGATGAGCAGTTTTGGCAGTCAAGAAGGACAGCGGCAACCACCAGTAGATCCTGAGCAGATCGCAAACACAGCTTCAGCACAACTCTTTGGTTCTGGGAAACTGGCCTCACCTAGTGAAGTGGCACAGCAAGTCACAGAGAAGCAACACCCACCGCACCGTCCGAGTCCTTACCCATGCCAACATTCACTCTCTTTCCCTCAGCCCTCATTGCCGCAGGGGCTCATGCACAGCAACAAGCCACATCAGAGCCTCGAAGGCCCTCCATGGCTTTTCCCTGGCCCTTTGCCATCTGTTGCCTCTGAGgacttatttccttttcctctacaTGGCCATAGTGGTGGTTATCCTAGAAAAAAGATTTCAAGTCTGAACCCTGCTTATAGCCAATTCTCCCAGAAAAGTATCGAACAGTCAGAAGATGCTCACAAGAAAGAGCACAAACCCAAGAAGCCTGGCAAGTACATTTGCCCTTACTGCAGCAGGGCGTGTGCCAAACCAAGCGTACTGAAAAAACACATCAGGTCCCATACTGGGGAGCGGCCATATCCATGTATACCTTGTGGTTTCTCTTTCAAGACAAAGAGCAATTTGTACAAGCACAGGAAGTCACATGCCCATGCAATTAAGGCAGGATTAGTCCCTTTCACAGAGTCAGCTGTATCTAAATTGGATCTAGAGGCTGGTTTTATTGATGTAGAAGCAGAAATACACTCAGACGGTGAACAGAGTACAGACACAGATGAGGAGAGTTCTTTATTTGTTGAGGCTTCTGACAAAATGAGTCCTGGCCCACCAATCCCGCTGGATCTCGCTGGCAGAGGTGGCTATCATGGGTCGTTGGAAGAATCACTGGGAGGTCCAATGAAGGTGCCGATTTTGATTATTCCCAAAAGTGGGATTCCTTTACCTAACGAAAGCTCTCAGTATATTGGCTCTGATATGCTCCCAAATCCGTCTTTAAATACTAAGGCTGATGACTCTCACACGGTTAAACAGAAACTTGCACTAAGACTGTCAGAGAAGAAAGGACAAGATTCTGAGCCATCTCTAAACCTTCTGAGCCCGCACAGTAAGGGAAGCACTGACTCTGGTTACTTCTCCCGCTCAGAAAGTGCAGAGCAGCAGATAAGCCCACCCAACACCAACGCGAAGTCTTATGAAGAGATCATCTTCGGGAAATACTGTCGACTTAGTCCCAGAAATACACTCAGTGTTACAACTGCAAGTCAGGAGCGTGCCACCATGGGCAGGAAGGGCATGCTGGAATCATTACCTCACGTAAACACCAGGTTAGACGTCAAGATGTTTGAAGATCCTGTTTCACAGCTGATCCCAAGCAAGGGCGAAATCGACCCCAGTCAAACAAGCATGCTGAAATCTGCAAAGTTCAACAGTGAGTCCAGACAATCCCAGGCTATTCCATCATCTATCAGGAGTGAAGGAAAACTTTATCCTGCAAATTTCCAAGGCAGCACCCCAGTTCTCTTAGAAGCTCCTGTAGACTCTTCACCCCTTATTAGAAGCAACTCCATGCCAACTTCTTCAGCAACTAATCTAAGTATTCCTCCTTCTTTGAGAGGAAGTCACTCTTTCGATGAAAGGATGACTGGTTCGGATGATGTGTTCTATCCAGGGACTGTGGGAATACCCCCTCAGCGCATGTTAAGGAGACAGGCTGCATTTGAGCTGCCTTCAGTCCAGGAGGGGCACGTGGAAGCAGAACACCACGGAAGGATGTCAAAGAGTGTCACAGGTTCAtccttgaaggaaaagaaattgatTCCTGGGGACAGGGTTGGGTATGACTATGATGTCTGCCGGAAACCCTACAAGAAATGGGAAGATTCTGAAACACCAAAGCAAAGCTACAGGGACATTTCCTGCTTAAGCTCCTTAAAACACAGCGGAGAGTATTTCATGGATCCCTCGGTGCCACTGCAGGGAGTGCCAACCATGTTTGGATCTACCTGTGAAACTAGAAAACGCAGGAAAGAGAAGAGTGTAGGAGATGAGGAGGACACCCCCATGATCTGCAGCAGTGTTGTAAGCATGCCCGTGGGCATAACCGCTTCAGATTATGACCCCAAATTGCAGATGCAAGAAGGTGTAAGAAGCGGGTTCACCGTGGCTGGACAGGAGAACCCTTCTCACGGTCACTCTGAGCGCTTTGACCCAGCTCGACCCCAACTGCAATCTGGAAGTCCGTCTCTTGGGTCAGAGGAGTCGCCCTCGGCCGCTGATTCAGACAAGATGTCAGACGTAGGGGGCAGGAAACCTCCTGGAAATGTGATTTCTGTGATTCAGCACACAAACTCACTGAGCCGACCCAATTCGTTTGAGAGGTCTGAGTCCGCTGAACTGGTGGCTAGTGCGCAGGAGAAGGCCTCCTCGCCTTCTGAGACCTGTGACAGTGAGATTTCAGAGGCCCCGGTGAGTCCCGAGTGGGCCCCGCCCGGGGAGGGCGCAGAAAGTGGAGGGAAGCCGTCCCCGGCTCAGCAGGCCTGTCACGCGCAGCCCAGGCTGGTCCGCCAGCACAACATCCAGGTTCCCGAGATCCGAGTGACCGAGGAGCCTGATAAAccggagaaggagaaggaagcccAGAGCAAAGAGCCAGAAAGGCCTGCGGAGGAGTTTCAGTGGCCCCAGAGAAGCGAGACCCTGTCCCAGCTCCCTGCTGAGAAGCTGCCCCCCAAAAAGAAGCGTCTGCGCCTTGCCGACATGGAGCACTCCTCCGGGGAGTCCAGCTTTGAATCCACGGGCACGGGCCTCTCTCGCAGCCCCAGTCAGGAAAGCAACTTGTCCCACAGCTCCAGTTTCTCAGTGTCctttgaaagagaagaaaccaTCAAGCTGGCTGCGCTTCCGAAGCAGGATGAGTTTGGGAAGCATTCAGAGTTTTTGACTGTCCCCGCTGGCTCCTACTCATTGTCTGTCCCGGGCCACCACCACCAAAAGGAGATGCGGCGCTGCTCATCCGAACAGATGCCTTGTCCTCACCCAACTGAAGTCCCGGAAATTCGGAGCAAATCGTTCGACTATGGGAACCTGTCCCACGCTCCGGCGGCAGGGGCACCGGCCTCCGCGTTGTCGCCGTCGCGGGAGAGGAAGAAGTGCTTTCTCGTGCGGCAGGCCTCGTTCAGCGGCTCTCCCGAGATCGCTCAGGCCGAGGCCAGTGCAGATCCGGGCGTGAAGCAGGAGCAGATGGAGCAGCTGCATGCCGGCCTCAGGCCCGCGTGGCACCACGCCCCGGCCTCCGTGCTGCCTCCTCTCCAGGCGGAGGACCCGGGGAAGCAGGTTGTGGGTCCTTGTGCCCAGCTGAGCTCAGGGCCGCTGCACTTGGCCCAACAACCGATCATGCACATGGACAGTCAGGAGTCTCTGAGGAATCCTTTGATACAACCAACCTCCTACATGGCAAGCAAGCACTTATCTGAGCAGCCACATTTATTTCCACATCAAGAGACTATTCCATTTTCTCCAATCCAGAATGCCTTGTTTCAGTTTCAATATCCTACGGTCTGTATGGTTCATTTACCAGCTCAGCAGCCTCCCTGGTGGCAGGCACACTTCCCACACCCGCTGGTGCAGCACCCTCCGAAGAGCTATGGCAAGCCTTCTTTCCAGGCGGAGATCCATCCTAGCTACCCCTTAGAGCATGTTGCAGAGCACACTGGAAAGAAACCCGCTGATTACGCACACGCGAAAGAGCAGACTTACCCGTGTTATTCAGGAACTTCAGGGCTACACTCAAATAACCTTCTTCCAAAGTTTCCATCGGACCAGAGCACCAAGTCCTCCAATGCTCCCTCCGAGCAGGTTCTTCAAGAAGATTTTGCCTCGGCCAACACTGGGCCTTTACAGTCCTTACCAGGAACGGTGGTCCCTGTCAGGATCCAGACCCACGTCCCGTCCTATGGGAGTGTCATGTACACTAGCATCTCTCAGATCCTTGGGCAGAACAGTCCTGCAATTGTCATATGCAAAGTCGACGAGAATATGACCCAAAGAACACTGGTCACCAACGCGGCCATGCAAGGGATAGGCTTTAACATCGCCCAGGTGCTGGGGCAGCACGCAGGCTTGGAAAAGTACCCCCTTTGGAAAGTCCCTCAGACCCTGCCCCTTGGCTTGGAATCCTCAATCCCCTTGTGTTTACCTTCCACCTCCGACAGCGCTGCCACCCTAGGGGGCAGCAAGCGCATGCTTTCTCCAGCCAGCAGCTTAGAACTCTTCATGGAGACGAAGCAGCAGaaaagggtcaaagaagaaaagatgtaTGGACAGATTGTGGAGGAGCTCAGTGCTGTGGAGTTGACCAACTCAGACGTCAGAAAGGGTCTCTCCCGGCCCCAGAAACCCCAGCTGGTTCGACAAGGCTGTGCCTCTGAACCGAAGGATGGCTCGCAGTCGGGGtcgtcttccttctcctcacTGTCCCCCTCCTCATCACAAGACCATCCGTCTACCAGTGTGCCCTTGAGGGAGCCGTTCCCACCCAGCTCCAGGGCACCCTCTCTGGGGCAGAAGTCCAGCGGGCCTTCTGAAAGCAAAGAGTCCTCAGATGAATTAGATATTGATGAGGCAGCTTCTGATGTCAGCATGAGCCCCCAGAGCTCCTCACTGCCGCTGGGAGACAGTCAGCtcgaggagaaaggaaaaggccAGAAGCTGCCTGTTGGCATGGTTGTCCACATGGCCTCTGGCCCAAGTGGGAAAGTGGCAAACTCAACTCTTCTTTTCACGGATGTGGCAGATTTCCAGCAGATTCTTCAGTTCCCCAGTCTGCGGACAACTACTACTGTGAGTTGGTGCTTTTTGAATTATACAAAACCCAATTACGTGCAACAGGCCACCTTCAAATCCTCGGTTTATGCTTCATGGTGCATTAGTTCCTGTAACCCAAACCCGTCAGGATTGAACACCAAGACCACTCTGGCTCTTCTGAGGTCCAAGCAAAAAATCACCGCAGAAATTTATACTCTGGCTGCTATGCACAGGCCTGGAACCGGCAAGCTCACGTCGTCAAGCGCTTGGAAGCAGTATGCTCAG ATGAAACCGGATGCAGCCTTTTTATTTGGCAGCCAACTCGAAAGGAAACTAGTGGGAAATATCTTAAAGGAACGAGGGAAAGGAGAGATTCATGGAGATAAGGATATTGGATCCAAACAAACGGAACCAATCCGAATTAAAATCTTTGAAGGAGG GTATAAGTCAAATGAAGATTATGTTTATGTCAGAGGACGTGGACGTGGAAAGTACATTTGTGAAGAATGTGGGATTCGCTGTAAGAAGCCGAGCATGCTCAAAAAGCATATTCGCACTCATACTGATGTCCGGCCTTATGTATGCAAGTTGTGTAACTTTGCCTTCAAAACGAAAG GAAACCTAACGAAGCATATGAAATCTAAAGCACACATGAAGAAATGCCTGGAGTTGGGAGTCTCCATGACATCAGTGGATGACACAGAAGCTGAGGAAGCAG AAACTATGGAAGATTTGCACAAAGCAGCTGAGAAGCATAGCATGTCCAGCATTTCAACCGACCATCAGTTCTCAGATGCTGAAGAATCAGATGGTGAGGACGGAGATGataacgatgatgatgatgaagatgatgaggaCTTCGATGACCAGggagatttgacaccaaaaacaagatCAAGAAGCACCAGTCCTCAGCCTCCTAGATTCTCCTCCTTGCCAGTGAATGTTGGCGCCGTACCCCATGGGGTTCCTTCAGATAGTTCCCTGGGGCATTCTTCATTGATCAGCTATTTGGTTACTTTGCCAAGTATTCAGGTTACTCAGCTGATGACGCCAAGTGACTCATGTGAAGATACTCAGATGACAGAATACCAGAGGTTATTCCAGAGCAAAAGTACAGACTCAGAACCAGACAAAGACAGGTTAGACATCCCTAGTTGTATGGATGAAGACTACATGCTGTCTTCAGAGCCAAGCTCCTCTCCGAGGGACTTCTCGCCCTCAAGCCGCCATTCCTCACCAGGATATGATTCTTCACCCTGTCGAGATAATTCACCAAAGAGGTATCTGATACCCAAAGGAGATTTATCACCCAGAAGACATTTATCACCTAGGAGAGATCTGTCACCCATGAGACATCTTTCACCAAGAAAGGAAGCTGCGTTGAGAAGAGAGATATCACAAAGAGAGGTTTCACCAAGAAGACATCTGTCCCCAAGGAGGCCAGTGTCACCTGGGAAAGATATCATGGCAAGAAGAGACCTTTctcccaggagagagagaagatacaTGACCACCATAAGGGCGCCATCTCCCAGAAGGGCTTTATACCATAACCCACCGTTGTCCATGGGGCAGTATTTGCAAGCAGAGCCAATTGTATTGGGGCCTCCT AATTTAAGAAGAGGATTACCTCAGGTTCCTTACTTCAGTCTCTATGGAGACCAAGAAGGTGCTTATGAACATCCAGGCTCCAGCCTTTTCCCTGAGGGTCCTAATGACTATGTCTTCAGTCATCTTCCACTCCACTCTCAGCAACAAGTGCGAGCTCCTATCCCTATGGTGCCAGTTGGTGGGATACAAATGGTCCACTCCATGCCGCCTGCCCTTTCCGGTTTACGTCCTCCACCCCCCTTGCCTCTGCCAATGGAGGGCTCTGAGGAGAAGAAAGGACCTTCTGGGGAACCCTTCCCTAAGGATCCCTGTGCGATTTCTAAGCAGCACGAGAAGCGAGCTCCTCACATTTTGCAGTCATCTGGTCCACCTGGCACGCCCTCCTCTCCTCGGCtcttgctgaagcagagcacttcAGAAGACAGCCTAAATGCAACAGAGAGGGAACAGGAGGAAAACATACAGACTTGTACAAAAGCCATCGCCTCTCTCCGGATTGCCACAGAAGAGGCCGCTCTGCTTGGGGCAGATCAGCCAGCACGGGGGCAGGAGCCCCACCAGAAACCCTTGGAAAGTGCACATGTTAGCATTAGACACTTTAGTGGATCTGAGTCAGGTCAGCCCTGTACCTCAGCTACCCACCCTGACTTGCATGACGGTGAAAAGGACAATTTTGGTACATCCCAGACTGCATTAGCCCACCCCACGTTTTACAGCAAGAGTTGTGTGGATGACAAACAGCCGGGCTTTCACGGCAGCAAAGAATTACCTGCAAGCACAGAGGAAGATGAAGAACCTTTGTCAGAGCAGACTCAACTACATTGA